In the Synergistaceae bacterium genome, one interval contains:
- the rpmF gene encoding 50S ribosomal protein L32, with protein MATPKRKTSHARTSQRKANWLGALSAPVTINCPHCGEVTLAHHACPSCGYYRGRQVVKVKTEAAAS; from the coding sequence AGGAAAACATCTCATGCCCGAACATCCCAGAGAAAAGCAAACTGGCTCGGAGCATTGAGCGCACCAGTAACAATTAATTGTCCTCATTGCGGTGAGGTAACGCTAGCACATCATGCCTGCCCTTCATGCGGTTATTATCGCGGCCGCCAAGTAGTGAAGGTTAAGACAGAAGCAGCAGCAAGTTAA